From the Anguilla anguilla isolate fAngAng1 chromosome 8, fAngAng1.pri, whole genome shotgun sequence genome, one window contains:
- the LOC118233052 gene encoding uncharacterized protein LOC118233052 isoform X1 codes for MRINITLEGRSEEEGNRAGAVSCFQRKADYLRTTVSHSRENMFGLQQDRPMNPVFGNQEAGSGPSSVCLISNSQQRGNRKCEKDGNFNFLGQENDILAGDENRNQLRSRVQTAPGRDGHFGSGALSPLSRLPCWSPLEPLPEIESGEEGRVPPEGAEGKMEEETGRGREEEEEKKVILEAEEEVDYGEGGEEAVWTLRDREKFKAREMEKHQVQLTMYRRLALLRWLRTLQSRVQEQQNRLQSSFDIILTQRKELLRLGAATASQS; via the exons ATGAGAATAAACATCACCTTAGAGGGTCGATcggaggaggagggaaacagGGCGGGCGCCGTATCTTGTTTTCAACGAAAAGCAGACTATTTACG TACAACAGTATCTCACTCAAGAGAAAATATGTTCGGGCTTCAACAAGATCGACCCATGAACCCCGTGTTTGGCAATCAGGAAGCAGGCAGTGGGCCCTCCTCCGTGTGTCTCATCAGCAACAGCCAGCAGCGGGGGAACAGGAAATGCGAGAAGGACGGCAACTTCAACTTCCTGGGCCAAGAGAATGACATTCTGGCCGGAGACGAGAACCGCAATCAACTGCGCTCGCGGGTCCAGACTGCGCCGGGACGGGACGGGCACTTTGGATCCGGCgcgctctctcccctctctcgccTGCCCTGCTGGAGTCCCCTGGAGCCTCTGCCGGAGATAGAGAGCGGGGAAGAGGGCAGAGTGCCCCCTGAGGGCGCGGAGGgcaagatggaggaggagacagggagaggaagggaggaggaagaggagaaaaaagtaatattggaggcggaggaggaggtggattacggggaaggaggagag GAGGCCGTCTGGACCCTGCGCGACCGCGAGAAGTTCAAGgcaagagagatggagaagcaCCAGGTCCAGCTGACCATGTACCGCCGCCTGGCCCTCCTCCGCTGGCTGCGCACGCTGCAGAGCCGCGTCCAGGAGCAGCAGAACCGCCTGCAGTCCAGCTTCGACATCATCCTCACACAGAGGAAGGAACTGCTGCGACTGGGCGCTGCCACGGCCAGCCAGTCATAG
- the LOC118233052 gene encoding uncharacterized protein LOC118233052 isoform X2, which produces MGTTVSHSRENMFGLQQDRPMNPVFGNQEAGSGPSSVCLISNSQQRGNRKCEKDGNFNFLGQENDILAGDENRNQLRSRVQTAPGRDGHFGSGALSPLSRLPCWSPLEPLPEIESGEEGRVPPEGAEGKMEEETGRGREEEEEKKVILEAEEEVDYGEGGEEAVWTLRDREKFKAREMEKHQVQLTMYRRLALLRWLRTLQSRVQEQQNRLQSSFDIILTQRKELLRLGAATASQS; this is translated from the exons ATGGG TACAACAGTATCTCACTCAAGAGAAAATATGTTCGGGCTTCAACAAGATCGACCCATGAACCCCGTGTTTGGCAATCAGGAAGCAGGCAGTGGGCCCTCCTCCGTGTGTCTCATCAGCAACAGCCAGCAGCGGGGGAACAGGAAATGCGAGAAGGACGGCAACTTCAACTTCCTGGGCCAAGAGAATGACATTCTGGCCGGAGACGAGAACCGCAATCAACTGCGCTCGCGGGTCCAGACTGCGCCGGGACGGGACGGGCACTTTGGATCCGGCgcgctctctcccctctctcgccTGCCCTGCTGGAGTCCCCTGGAGCCTCTGCCGGAGATAGAGAGCGGGGAAGAGGGCAGAGTGCCCCCTGAGGGCGCGGAGGgcaagatggaggaggagacagggagaggaagggaggaggaagaggagaaaaaagtaatattggaggcggaggaggaggtggattacggggaaggaggagag GAGGCCGTCTGGACCCTGCGCGACCGCGAGAAGTTCAAGgcaagagagatggagaagcaCCAGGTCCAGCTGACCATGTACCGCCGCCTGGCCCTCCTCCGCTGGCTGCGCACGCTGCAGAGCCGCGTCCAGGAGCAGCAGAACCGCCTGCAGTCCAGCTTCGACATCATCCTCACACAGAGGAAGGAACTGCTGCGACTGGGCGCTGCCACGGCCAGCCAGTCATAG